A window of the Gossypium hirsutum isolate 1008001.06 chromosome A05, Gossypium_hirsutum_v2.1, whole genome shotgun sequence genome harbors these coding sequences:
- the LOC107959108 gene encoding uncharacterized protein At3g17950 isoform X2: MAIQEGGWPLGLQPLNVRLGLARNHDYSGSISFNTTLTASPTSSADSSSDLDTQSTGSFFHDKSVTLGSLIGVSSILEMSKRSVKGRKIEAPREKRSNTNNRSKVGLFSLCSRDSTDAEDVDAPSLGHFLTEKRRAAGEYRRTHSPTTTAYGPDELALAQPNSESNTLFVNGCVAPPRTSSCHAADDDNNYGVPVLFSCMCGQPSL, encoded by the exons ATGGCAATACAG GAAGGAGGTTGGCCGCTGGGATTGCAGCCCCTGAATGTGAGACTTGGATTGGCTAGAAACCATGATTACTCTGGCTCAATTTCATTCAACACTACACTCACTGCTTCTCCAACTTCCTCTGCAGATTCCTCTTCTGATCTAGACACACAG TCGACGGGGTCTTTTTTCCATGACAAGAGCGTTACACTTGGGAGCCTCATTGGTGTTTCTAGCATTTTGGAAATGTCTAAAAGATCTGTCAAAGGTAGGAAAATCGAAGCCCCCAGAGAAAAAAGAAGCAACACCAATAACAGGTCAAAAGTTGGGCTATTTTCCTTGTGCTCAAGGGATAGTACTGATGCTGAGGATGTTGATGCACCATCGCTCGGCCACTTCCTCACAGAGAAAAGGAGGGCCGCCGGTGAATATAGAAGGACCCACAGTCCTACCACTACTGCCTATGGACCGGATGAGCTTGCCTTGGCTCAGCCTAATTCAGAATCGAACACGCTATTTGTTAATGGCTGCGTCGCTCCTCCTCGAACAAGTTCTTGTCACGCTGCAGATGATGATAACAATTATGGAGTTCCAGTGCTGTTTTCATGCATGTGTGGACAGCCCTCCCTCTAA
- the LOC107959108 gene encoding uncharacterized protein At3g17950 isoform X1, with protein sequence MAIQFSFVVLPSVSQDSTEGGWPLGLQPLNVRLGLARNHDYSGSISFNTTLTASPTSSADSSSDLDTQSTGSFFHDKSVTLGSLIGVSSILEMSKRSVKGRKIEAPREKRSNTNNRSKVGLFSLCSRDSTDAEDVDAPSLGHFLTEKRRAAGEYRRTHSPTTTAYGPDELALAQPNSESNTLFVNGCVAPPRTSSCHAADDDNNYGVPVLFSCMCGQPSL encoded by the exons ATGGCAATACAG TTCTCGTTTGTCGTATTGCCTTCTGTTTCTCAAGACAGTACA GAAGGAGGTTGGCCGCTGGGATTGCAGCCCCTGAATGTGAGACTTGGATTGGCTAGAAACCATGATTACTCTGGCTCAATTTCATTCAACACTACACTCACTGCTTCTCCAACTTCCTCTGCAGATTCCTCTTCTGATCTAGACACACAG TCGACGGGGTCTTTTTTCCATGACAAGAGCGTTACACTTGGGAGCCTCATTGGTGTTTCTAGCATTTTGGAAATGTCTAAAAGATCTGTCAAAGGTAGGAAAATCGAAGCCCCCAGAGAAAAAAGAAGCAACACCAATAACAGGTCAAAAGTTGGGCTATTTTCCTTGTGCTCAAGGGATAGTACTGATGCTGAGGATGTTGATGCACCATCGCTCGGCCACTTCCTCACAGAGAAAAGGAGGGCCGCCGGTGAATATAGAAGGACCCACAGTCCTACCACTACTGCCTATGGACCGGATGAGCTTGCCTTGGCTCAGCCTAATTCAGAATCGAACACGCTATTTGTTAATGGCTGCGTCGCTCCTCCTCGAACAAGTTCTTGTCACGCTGCAGATGATGATAACAATTATGGAGTTCCAGTGCTGTTTTCATGCATGTGTGGACAGCCCTCCCTCTAA